A window of Nicotiana sylvestris chromosome 8, ASM39365v2, whole genome shotgun sequence genomic DNA:
agcaaagtaaaataaaaaatgtagaaGAGACAGAAAATTAATCcaagcccactgaattcacagtgtttccttaaggaacttaatcccctcctagtacccgaggtttaggattatttcctcccagaatAGAACGGATTACCctcactggtgtagcggtacttcaaaccccagtgacCAGCGAACTCAAAGATCGTTAGCAAATCACAGTTACTGCTTTGTTTCTATTAAAAACAATATAGAAGGAAGAAGGAGAAATCAAAATTTTCGTAAGGAAAATTTGTGGGAAAGTTCATGTATTTGTAGCCAAAAAGTTGGACAATACCGAAGAGTGCAACTCTTCATTTAAAGGCTGCAACTCAAAATGGTTATTTTATAAAACTGCCATTACGCAAATCGCCAAATTTAAATTCTAACGGAAAAATCAAACACGGATGAAAACTAATTTTACCGTTATAATAACAGCTAATttggattaaaataatattacatTAATCttaatattaacaaataaatttgatcCAAACCAATGCCGAGCGACAATGATAACATcgtgaggcttgccttcttccctaactctttaagagctaaagAAGTACAATTGTATATATACTCATCAAAACTCTTTTACTCCTCCGTTATGGGACAACATCCTTTTGTCACAgaggaaaattaaaaaaaaaattatttttccctCTATTTCCCATTCGCTCTATTATAAATTATAACAATCTTAAACCCAACAAAATCCTTTTCAAAGGAAAACAGGACCTAGATAATATTTACCGGACCCATATAAATTCTGATTTCTCAATCTTTTAATTTGTACACTTAGTGGTTAAGAATATTTTCTATCTGTAATTTATGCGCTTACGTAATGGTTAATAGTTAAATTCTGATTTGTCAATCTTTTTGTCCCTTTTCATTTCTCATGTTATTCCAATTTTCACTAATTGCTTAGTGCAGTAATAAATCTTACATAAAAGCAATCGTTCAGAATAATTTTTATCAAGGCAAATCAAACTGTAAACGTCATAATATACTTCAACGTGCTATGAAGAGGTGCTGATTTATACAGATAGGCCGGATGAAAAGTATTTTGGTAATAAAACTTAGCAAACCATATATATGAAATATTTAGAAGTTCTAAATATGAATTGGGTAGTGGAAAAGAAAATACTTCGTAGGTAATTAATTGATAATCAATTGAAAATATAGTttatttcaagcacatatttacGTGTATAAATATCCAACTCGGCAACCCCACACCTGGGAGCAATAAAAAATTATTGAACACTGAGCTAAACTGAAGGATTTGATGCAGATCAGTATCGCATGTAGATGGCATATTCCTATAGATGTTCTCTTTCATTCAGGGCTTTTTGTCCTTGTTATATAGAATAAGGAAGATAAAACAAAATGAAAGATGTCATCTGATTGAAATTTGTGTTAATTAAGTAATTAATAAGGCTCAAGTTAAACAAACAAATATAGTACTATACTACTATCGTTTGTAATTTCCCACAACAAAGACAGGGGCATCGAAAAGTATTTTTCTGCTCAAGCTTAATAGAATTTAGCCAGAATGAATAAAGATCggttaagtaaaaaaaaaaagtagtacACGTTTGCCCTTTGAATTATCTTAACCTCAAAGCATCCAACCAAATAGAAAATGGCATTTGATCAGGAGAATCTGTGCAGTTGTTTAAATGTTACTCTTCAGTCTTCATACACATCAAAAGAAATAACGGTTAAGGTAACAAAAAATTACCCAATCTCATATATTGGGCATGGGTAGACCGGTTGGGGTAAAACAATATTGGGCAATTGATGCGGCCAAATAGTTTTCGcctttttcatgcatttttaaacATTATgcaatttttaatatttaatttaaTACTTACATATTAGGATATTATTAACACCAATTAAAATCTAAAAGTGAATCACGTGTACGTAGAAGTGAATGCACTCACATTCCCTGCCTTGTACAGTTCTACTGCATATATGTGTCATGTGTGGGTATATATTGTGCATATGGATATATACTGATATTAAATCTTGAATCTGCTTCGTTTAATATAAACCTAAATTTGATATTGTTAAAAAATTTATACTTCTAAACTTATCTAATTTATGTTTAGTCGATCGCTAGCTATAGCCTGCAGTGTGGGTACTGATATAATTGTGCTTATTTAATCGTCTTTATCAAAAGATCAAATAGAAGCGAAAGCTATATATATCAACACTAAATTGGCTTGAAATTCAAATACGGCACATAACGCTTTTCTTCAATGGATGGACACCACTCTATCAAACAAACAGAGAAACTTGCCGCAAATTCAttgttttaaataaaaataaacccCTCTGGCGTAACTTTATTTTTACAGTCAAATCTTTCTATAACAACTTCatttgttccgaatatttttgaatgttatagtgaagtgttgttatagagaacatataaaataacataatataaaaattggttccgaaaaaatttgacttttataAAAAAAGTTTTGTTATATAAGAATGCTATTATAGAAAGGTCTAATTGTATTTAGAAAAGTTCTCGTTCTCTTCGTGCGAATTTAAACTAAAATATCCCATGTTATAATGGGCAACAGGTGGAAACAAAAGAACCCCATGCTATTTATCAGGTTATATTTAGGAGAAAAATACGAGGACGGTGAGAAAAAAAGTACAAGGACACGTGCCTTATCATGTGCTTCCCGGCTAATATAGGTGCATTACTTTTTTGGATTTCTTGAAAATTAGTGGCCCATAAAACCTATAtacataaatatttaattagtTTGTAATCATAATGTAAGCATGTCTTCTAGTGAGAAAGAATTCCACCTATCAAGATTCTAATTAAACTTACCTATAAAGCTACGGTTCTAACTTGATATTTCTCACCACTTTCATTGCTCTCTTTTTTTGTTCTACAATATAATTAACGTAGTAGATCATACAGAGTGCTCTAATATTATTCTTCACATATCCATGGCTTCTTTTGCTTCTTCGGCAACCAAAATCTATTGTACCAATATCCTTTCTCATGACAGGTTTGATCATGGCAAAGATGAACCTTATTTTGGGAAGGTGAAAATCAATGAAAAAACCAAGAAAAATCTAGACTTGAAATTGGTTACAAACGTAGCCAGCCAATTGCCTGTGATTGTTCTACCACCAGATGAAGTGGTCAAGAAGGAGAAGAAGCTCGCTGCATGGACTAGTGTTCGccaagaaagatgggaaggagaGCTCGTCGTAGAAGGCGACTTACCACTCTGGCTGGTACGTTGTTCAGTGTATATAAGCTaagctaaatcctaaatgcaTAGATTACTAACGTTTATTGTTTAGTTGCATGCATTTTTCATTTTGTACGGGATAGCTTTTTTATATATTGAGTCGCTTGTTATAAGTTTTTCCAAAAGTTTTGAATAGACATGCATGTTTCTCTCAAGAAAATATGAATCAAGTAGGATTAATTTACAACTGATTGGAAACGAAGAAATCTAAATGAGAGTAAAGGTTTCAGTACTTATTCAGACATTATGAACACTCTGTCAAGAAGctaagaataattaaattcttaGTGATCTTGTGATGATGATATCATGGTCCTCCTCTACAATTATTTTATTGGTAATTCCACGTCCAGCAAAGAATATTCTCTTCTTTCAAAATGATAAAGAATGTTATAGTATCACAGCGACAAGAATATTTAAGATCTGAGAAGATAAAATTAtcaacttcttttctttattttttttcctttggaAAAATATTCTTTTGCTTAATTTGTCTTAATTCGTAGGTTAATTACCAGATAAAGCTTGTTCAACATGTCACGCTCCACGTCCAAATCCCAGCGCATAACATTCTACAATTATTTACTCATATATTTCtgtcaaaacgaataaataaataagagagacaaataaaaataaaactaattacATGTTCTTGTCTATGTAGAATGGTACGTACCTGAGAAATGGCCCAGGACAATGGCACATAGGGAACTACAATTTCCGGCATCTTTTCGACGGCTACGCCACCTTAGTCCGTCTTCATTTCGAAAACGGACGGCTAATAATGGGTCACAGGCAAATCGAATCAGACGCATACAAGGCAgcaaaacacaacaacaaaatttGTTACAGGGAATTTTCCGAAGTACCTAAGCCAGACAATTTCTTGTCCTACATTGGTGACATGGCCAAATTACTCTCCGGCGCGTCTCTAACCGATAACGCCAACACCGGAGTCGTTAAGCTTGGCGACGGCCGAGTCGTTTGCCTAACGGAGACAATAAAAGGATCAATCGAAATTGATCCGGACACACTTGACACAATAGGGAAATTCGAGTTTAGTGATTCGTTAGGCGGGTTGATACATTCGGCTCATCCAATTGTAACGGACACTGAATTTTGGACGTTGATACCAGATTTGATAAATCCAGGATATTTAGTAGTGAGAATGGAAGAAGGAACAAATGAGAGGAAGTATATAGGTAGAGTGAGTTGTAGAGGTGGACCTGCTCCAGGATGGGTCCATTCGTTCCCAGTGACGGAACATTACATTATTGTGCCGGAAATGCCACTAAGGTATTGTGCCCAAAATTTATTAAAGGCTGAGCCCACACCACTTTACAAGTTTGAGTGGCATCCTCATTCCAAAGGTTTCATGCATGTTATGTGTaaagccagtggcaatattgtaAGTCCTCTCACTTTATTAGATTGAattttttgatttgttttttaatttatttttggaatttatAAAGGTGGCAAGTGTGGAAGTGCCATTATTTGTGACATTCCATTTCATAAATGCATACGAGGAGAAAGATGAAGATGGCAGAGTTACTGCTGTTATTGCAGACTGCTGTGAACATAGCGCCGACACCACCATCCTTGACAAGCTCCGGCTTGAGAATCTTCGGTCATTCAACGGCGAGGACGTCTTGCCCGATGCAAGGTACTATTGCACATACTTGACCGACGGCTTTCAATTTTTTTCTTGATGGCATTTTTACTTTCACTTGGGGTCTTTTGGTAGCTGGTCATAAGACAAGTTATTCATCTATTAGGAGTAACATAACTAATATACCATATTGGTAGCATTTAGGTACTTTGTCCAAAAGTCAGCATAACTAATAGAGTATTATGTTTGGTTGCTTTTTCTATACATGGGTAAGTTATACAACAAATCTATTATTATTTACGCAAAGATAGAATATGGAATAACTAATACATGTATTAGTAATACACGGATTAAACATTCAAATGACCAAAAAATtctcatatttattttaattacacatcgtataattaaaataaagtaaacattaaacaaaaaataatcaCTACATTACAATCcataaattattaattaattcatgCATTACTAATCCTTACATATCTAACCCCTTCATAATTAAATCATGCATAATTAATCTTTAAATAACTAAACCCTGCATAATTAATTCCTACATAACTAAACCCTACATTACTAATACATGCATAACTCTAACCAGCAATCAAACGACGCCTTAACACTTGTCTATAAAGTTTATACAATAATAGTTTAAATGAGTATTTACGATATTAGGTCACTTAAAAGATAAATATTCATAGTGCcagtgtatataacttaaatccaaGATAACGATATGTAACGGTGCATGAAAAttaacaacttagaaaataagaTAACTAACGCTAAAATATACTTATTGATGAACTGCATTAATAATGCAAAATCTTCGCAGTATACATTAGCGTACGTAAGGAAATCGTCTTCTATATAGACAAGCAGAGCATGGCGTCTACTTGAGTCAAGCAAGTAATCTAGTAACCACCTGTTCTAACTTCTAATCTAGTAAAGTAGTTTAATAATTGCATTCATGCATGGATAGCAAccattttgaatttaaatattgtAGTAAGTCAAACATCCTAAAATCCAAGAAAGGTCTGAAGGAAAGGGAATTTAATTGTTGTTTTATCATGTACAATCCAAGTTCCGGTGATGTCAAGAGGACTATCTTGACTCTTTCCTCTTTAACTCTTTTGAACGTAAAAATGGACTGCATTGTCCTGTTCTATGGAGCACAAGTTTTGAAACTTTGAAGATACCTTATTCTTTTAATTGCCGTTTTGCACGTCAGTTGTAtgtaaatttttatatttttatatttataagcAATTTATAAACAATCTTATTGGCGCGTGTTAACAATTGAAAACTCACTAAATGTGGTGAGATAGCTAGAATGTCTCCGCGCTTAACAAGAATTAAGACTCTGAGtcatgaaaatgagttttgttTGTGGTAAATAGTGTTTTATCGCCATAGCGGGTCTATTCGACATGAATACAGGTTAttacaaaaagaaaatgaaagctcGTTATATTTCCAATTGCACACTTTATAAAAGCATGTGTTGGCTTTTCCCAACTGTATAATAAATGAGAGTAATTGAGAAGTCGAAAACTTTTGCAGATAGACTATTTTATGTGGACATCAGTTTGGAACACCCAAAAACTGTAAAAATGTACACTAAATCATGTATACAATTTGAGAAAAGGGCTGTTATTGATTAATGGTGTTTGGTGACAGGGTTGGGAGATTCAGAATACCATTGGATGGGAGTCCACATGGAGAGTTAGAAGCAGCATTGGACCCAAATGAACATGGGAGAGGCATGGATATGTGCAGCTTTAATCCTTGTTATTTAGGCAAGAAATATAGATATGCTTATGCTTGTGGTGCTAAGAGGCCTTGTAATTTCCCCAACACTCTTACAAAGGTTActtccttctcttcttttttccacTAGTAGTGCTTACAACTGTTAATTTTTTTATCTATTATTTCAAACGATACCTGATTTTAATGGTTCAAAATATTTTGCAGATTGACTTGTTTGAGAAAAAGGCAAAGAATTGGTACGATGAGGGAGCTGTGCCTTCTGAACCATTCTTTGTGGCTCGACCTGGTGCAACCGAGGAAGACGACGGTAATTAATTTATCAATACATCTATTTATAACAAACCCAAACCCATTGTGGTTCAGCATTTTCTTGGATCCCATGTATAGCGATAGCTCTGTGAAAGTGAATAATAGTCTAAGCCTAATAACACGAGACAAAAAAAACAATTGAATTGCAACATATTAACAAGGTGTAATATTCTGGAAATATGCAGGAGTTGTGATCTCAATGATCAGTGACAAAAATGGAGAAGGATATGCTCTAATATTGGATGGATCCACATTTGAAGAAATTGCACGAGCAAAGTTTCCTTATGGTCTTCCCTATGGACTGCATGGTTGCTGGGTTGCAAAGAAATAGAACCACCCTCCACATCCTAGACTGATAGCCAAATATACCTTACAAGTCATATAATTAAGATATTACATTTTCCAGCTCTTGAATAGCTAATGTAGTACTTTGTGCATATTAATGATATACATGAGTACTATGATTGCATATATATTATCTGCAATGATCATTTATCAGTAATACACATATGAACCTTTGATTaagacatcaagattcaacaaggaAAGGAAAAGCTTTTACTGTGTCTTTTGAAATTGAGGAGTTGCAATCACTTGTGTCATTTTATCAATTCAAACAAACATCATAATCCACTATGCCAGCATCGGTTCAAGTCGTTTTCcaaaataaaagtaataaaaccTGACATCTTAATGCACTAAACCAGAAGCTTCAAAATTTACATTTCAAATGCACATAGGGAGATTCATCTCTAGAAACAAGTTCCTAAAAGGGAGATTCAGTAACACATGAATCAAATGTTAATAAAATACTTCTGCAGCAGAAATTGGAAAATTGGATATGAGATTCATCATACTGATACAGAGAGAGAGCTACAGGATATTATTGGCAATGACTTCAGACTTCAGATGATCTCTTTCAAGGGACAGTTGTAACATGTCGAAGCACATCCATTTTACTGATAAAAGGAATAAAGGGGGAACAAAGACGGTAACATATTTTTGGGTTAACACGTATAAAAAAATGGAATCTACGGATTCATtctatcatttaaaagatcaaaCCCTATGAGAAATTCGGGCCAAACCATGATATGAGTTCCTAAGTTGAGAAAATGGGCATATTCTTTGCGGAAGTAAGATTGATAGGGTGACAAAGGCTTAGATTTGCTCATGACTCCAGGATTCTACAGTTCCGAATATATGTTGCTATCACTCATCAACAGCCTCAACAACCAGTTGTTAGGCGCAGCCACTGTTAAGTGGCAAATAAGCTAATACTTCTGATCTGTATACACAGCATCAACATCATCAAGTTCAAGTAATTTGGACATGAGTTCTTTGTTCAAGTCCATAGCTTCATCATCTACCTGCAGCCGAAAACCAAAGAATAACTACAACAAGCGGAGATATCTACTGTAGTAATTGAAAAGATAAAACTCAGCTTTTCAGCGCATATACTGATTGCTTTCTTTTCTGATACCCATCAAAGGATTTTTCTTAGCACTCTATCATACACCTTCTGTACTCTGTAGGCTAAAGAATATTGTGTATGTCTCCCTCTTCCTCTCCCTATAAATTTTCAACGATCTTCTTCGCAAAAATACAACCTCTATTGTAGATCTACCGAGCACAAATCCACAGTGGTTCACCGCCATTCTTGTAATTTTTCTATGTCTATGCTCTTTCATTCGTTCCCAAGGTTTCATTGTATGACTCATAAGCTTACTGCCACAATAGTTTGTAAAACTTTAAATATCTCCTCATTGTTTGTATTGGGATCATGTATTCTTTCTCCACTCTCTAATACAATGTTGAATAGTTTGGTAAGTGGTACTACTCCAACCTCTCCAACAGTTTTTTTATAAAAGTGAAAagcacaaaaaataaaagaggcaCGTGGGGCATGAAGCAAAAAGGGATAAGTGAAAAGTGCACGCTTCTTTGAAGTGAAGCACCACGTCTACCGAAAATAAAAACTTGCCAAACATATTTGGAATTTGTACCTATGATAATCATATTGCAACAAAAACTACTAATTGTTGCATTTGATGTACCATAATGACGATGTTAGTCCAACTCAAAGTAACCATGACAAAAGATATATCTTCAACAAGGCCATAAAAAGACAACTTCAGTcacaaaattaatttttttattttcaattaaccaaccttaaaaagaattaatttgcaGCATACCATTTCATATTTGACTACTTCGTTAATTGTACAAAGTGAGCAGTAGAGAGAAGCAAAAGAGATGCCTAGAATAAAAAGTAGAAGAGGAAGAACTCACatattagaagaaaaaaaaagaatcattagtttgaaagaacaaaaaataggcaaataagaaggaaaaaaaatttaaaaagcaTAAGTAGTGGAAAATAGACGTTACAAACTcgagaaagagaagagaaagaCAAGAACAAAGAGGGCATTAAAGCCGTTGTGAAGATCGGTCCTAGTACTCAAAACTGCAAAATATCATTAATCCCTTCGCCCCACCCTCTCATGAAATTCTCTGTTTTGCAATAAAAAATAGCCTTTTGAAGATTTGAGTTATCAGAAAAAGAAAGCTATGCTATGCAGATGTCTTATAGCCACATGCTGCATAAATCTCATGGACCATTTCTATGATTATACTTACAAAAGGTCAACTATTCACACATCAGCTATTAAAATCCTTTTGTAAAATTTCATGGTTAAAATAGTATTTCCCTCTCAAAAGATTAACAAGCGCTACCAGATTAGAAGAATAAAATTCTGATATGCTGTGCTTACGGACCTCAATTGGAGTTATAGGAAGTAGCTCAGATCCGTTGTCAGGTTCAAATTTTATTCCTTCCTCTTGTAGCTTTGATAATATCACTGGATAGTTATCCGCTGAAGACACGACTTTGTAAAC
This region includes:
- the LOC104228402 gene encoding carotenoid cleavage dioxygenase 8 homolog B, chloroplastic, with the translated sequence MASFASSATKIYCTNILSHDRFDHGKDEPYFGKVKINEKTKKNLDLKLVTNVASQLPVIVLPPDEVVKKEKKLAAWTSVRQERWEGELVVEGDLPLWLNGTYLRNGPGQWHIGNYNFRHLFDGYATLVRLHFENGRLIMGHRQIESDAYKAAKHNNKICYREFSEVPKPDNFLSYIGDMAKLLSGASLTDNANTGVVKLGDGRVVCLTETIKGSIEIDPDTLDTIGKFEFSDSLGGLIHSAHPIVTDTEFWTLIPDLINPGYLVVRMEEGTNERKYIGRVSCRGGPAPGWVHSFPVTEHYIIVPEMPLRYCAQNLLKAEPTPLYKFEWHPHSKGFMHVMCKASGNIVASVEVPLFVTFHFINAYEEKDEDGRVTAVIADCCEHSADTTILDKLRLENLRSFNGEDVLPDARVGRFRIPLDGSPHGELEAALDPNEHGRGMDMCSFNPCYLGKKYRYAYACGAKRPCNFPNTLTKIDLFEKKAKNWYDEGAVPSEPFFVARPGATEEDDGVVISMISDKNGEGYALILDGSTFEEIARAKFPYGLPYGLHGCWVAKK